The region TAGACGTTCTTTTGCATGGACAACCTTTGACTGCAGGTAGAAGGAACCACACACGGACTTATTATTCACCTTAAATAGGTGTTCATAATTCTTCTGGACCTCCTCAGGGCTCAGCTTGGAGATGTTGAGAATTTGCTGGGCTTCCTGGAGCCTGAGGCCAGAGAGATTGGATGCAGCTGCAGACTGGTGCCCAGAACGACCTCGAGCATTAGCGGCTGCCTGGCTTGCTGCAAACTCCTGCCTCA is a window of Acomys russatus chromosome 5, mAcoRus1.1, whole genome shotgun sequence DNA encoding:
- the LOC127190145 gene encoding mitochondrial import inner membrane translocase subunit TIM16-like, whose product is MDKYLAQIIVMGVQVVGRASSRALRQEFAASQAAANARGRSGHQSAAASNLSGLRLQEAQQILNISKLSPEEVQKNYEHLFKVNNKSVCGSFYLQSKVVHAKERLDEELRIQAQEDREKGQLPKNVTAGLSPPHPLPHNL